The following proteins are encoded in a genomic region of Deltaproteobacteria bacterium:
- a CDS encoding cytochrome c-type biogenesis protein CcmH yields the protein MRFLMVVMLIALYAIPAVSQTPSTEVRNQGEVVGGSDDGAHAIGLLLRCPVCQGMPISDSPADMAQSMMAKVRTMHKEGKSEEDILKYFTDRYGDWVLLRPKASGFNWLVWGLPPFVLLLGLLTALMRGKGAAKNAPPAEPLPESSQDEYVNAIRNEVEL from the coding sequence ATGAGATTCTTAATGGTCGTGATGCTGATTGCTCTCTACGCCATCCCAGCGGTGAGCCAGACGCCCAGCACTGAGGTAAGAAACCAGGGAGAAGTGGTTGGTGGCAGCGATGACGGTGCTCACGCGATAGGCCTCCTCCTGCGTTGCCCTGTTTGCCAAGGCATGCCGATCAGTGATTCACCGGCTGATATGGCCCAGTCCATGATGGCAAAAGTTCGAACGATGCATAAAGAGGGCAAAAGCGAAGAAGATATTCTAAAATATTTTACAGATCGCTATGGAGACTGGGTTTTACTAAGGCCGAAGGCAAGCGGCTTCAATTGGCTGGTCTGGGGCTTACCTCCATTCGTGCTTCTTTTGGGTCTTTTGACGGCTTTGATGCGCGGTAAAGGTGCCGCCAAAAATGCTCCTCCGGCTGAGCCATTGCCAGAGTCCTCCCAGGACGAAT